Proteins from one Magnetospirillum sp. 15-1 genomic window:
- a CDS encoding ATP-binding protein has protein sequence MVPRHIPIIGRFDDGGGFGRLSAVVGILLVALFWLGLGMDSGLDRQFIPTGASHPMQNGRIGNMLLAAIVVLGVGGLTLLLIQAVYWQRRTAERLRLREAELIEQRNRLRRYVADLERIADVAAHDLQEPLRRMVAYSQLLASHDKAGCDAEVRDYVGHVIDGARRMRALVGGLREFVAVDSIPRTGEVSSAWVAMTIARQRLAEVLAEAGATLVVDPLPEVEADQASLIEIFVQLLDNAVRYRSPDRRPVIHVSVVREGDMARIKVCDNGQGIDPARMVRMFEIFYRPHGGGDRAAPGIGTGLAVVRRLVERLGGSVWADSENGAGSSFGFSLRLGAALLRQGENNRAA, from the coding sequence ATGGTGCCTCGGCACATTCCGATCATTGGGCGTTTCGACGATGGCGGCGGCTTCGGCCGGCTTTCCGCCGTGGTCGGCATCCTTTTGGTTGCGCTGTTCTGGCTTGGGCTGGGCATGGATTCCGGCCTTGACCGGCAATTCATCCCCACCGGCGCATCCCATCCCATGCAGAACGGGCGGATCGGCAACATGCTCCTGGCGGCCATCGTGGTCCTGGGGGTGGGCGGGCTGACCCTTCTGCTGATTCAGGCGGTCTACTGGCAAAGGCGGACCGCCGAGCGTCTGCGCCTCAGGGAGGCGGAACTGATCGAGCAGCGCAACCGGCTGCGCCGCTACGTGGCCGACCTGGAGCGCATCGCCGACGTTGCCGCCCACGATCTGCAGGAACCGCTGCGCCGCATGGTGGCCTACTCCCAGTTGCTGGCCAGCCACGACAAGGCCGGCTGCGACGCCGAGGTGCGGGATTATGTGGGCCATGTGATCGACGGCGCCCGGCGCATGCGGGCCCTGGTCGGTGGCCTTCGGGAGTTCGTGGCGGTGGATTCCATTCCGCGTACCGGCGAGGTGAGTTCGGCCTGGGTCGCCATGACCATCGCCCGCCAGCGTCTGGCGGAAGTCCTGGCCGAGGCCGGGGCGACCCTGGTGGTCGACCCGCTGCCCGAGGTGGAGGCCGATCAGGCTTCGCTGATCGAGATTTTCGTCCAGTTGCTCGATAACGCCGTGCGCTACCGGTCGCCCGACCGCCGGCCGGTGATCCACGTTTCCGTGGTGCGCGAGGGCGACATGGCCCGCATCAAGGTGTGTGACAACGGACAGGGCATTGATCCAGCCCGGATGGTCCGCATGTTCGAAATCTTCTATCGCCCCCATGGCGGCGGCGACCGCGCGGCCCCGGGGATCGGCACTGGCCTGGCGGTGGTTCGCCGGCTGGTGGAACGTCTCGGCGGCTCGGTCTGGGCCGATTCGGAAAACGGGGCGGGCAGTTCGTTCGGCTTCAGTCTGCGACTGGGTGCCGCCTTGCTCCG
- a CDS encoding response regulator yields the protein MSAKAHVLIVEDEPVTRAKLAAYLTGEGFQVSEAADAKDMKAIVSRTVPDVVLLDINLPDESGLILARELRAKSSVGIILVTARQDETDRIVGLEIGADDYITKPFNPRELAVRVRNLQRRVAPTMAAERSATGIHNFAGWRLDCDARQLTSPTGELVRLTRGEFDVLAALARNAGRALTRDQLLDLTQHDGEAVIDRTIDVLVGRLRRKIEADSRHPSIILTVHGVGYRLVAN from the coding sequence GTGTCGGCAAAAGCACACGTCTTGATCGTCGAGGACGAACCCGTCACCCGTGCGAAGCTCGCCGCCTATCTTACCGGCGAGGGCTTCCAGGTGAGCGAGGCGGCGGATGCCAAGGACATGAAGGCCATCGTGTCGCGCACCGTGCCGGACGTGGTGCTGCTCGACATCAACCTTCCCGATGAAAGCGGCCTGATCCTGGCGCGCGAGCTGCGCGCCAAGTCCTCGGTGGGCATCATCCTGGTCACCGCCCGCCAGGACGAGACCGACCGGATCGTCGGGCTCGAGATCGGCGCCGACGACTACATCACCAAGCCGTTCAACCCTCGGGAACTGGCGGTGCGGGTGCGCAACCTGCAGCGCCGCGTCGCCCCGACCATGGCCGCCGAGCGCTCGGCCACCGGCATCCATAACTTCGCCGGCTGGCGCCTGGATTGCGACGCCCGCCAACTGACCTCGCCGACCGGTGAACTGGTACGGCTGACCCGCGGCGAATTCGACGTGCTGGCCGCCCTGGCCCGCAATGCCGGCCGGGCGCTCACCCGCGATCAGTTGCTCGACTTGACCCAGCATGACGGCGAGGCGGTCATCGACCGCACCATCGACGTGCTGGTCGGCCGCCTGCGCCGCAAGATCGAGGCGGATTCGCGCCACCCCTCCATCATCCTGACGGTGCACGGCGTCGGCTATCGGCTGGTGGCGAACTAG
- a CDS encoding DUF983 domain-containing protein, with product MPHRLRVPVCKPAPPPANLPADDEDGHHRPIFQSLWRGVRQLCPRCGVGASMEGYLRIRAACPYCGERLGHIKADDGPAYFTMLIAAHVVVPLTLMAEQAWHPPLEVQMVVAVSGLGLLIWRLLPRVKGAVLGLMWAHGLRGDEVQGDVERHG from the coding sequence ATGCCCCATCGCCTGCGCGTTCCCGTCTGCAAGCCAGCCCCTCCGCCCGCCAATCTGCCGGCGGACGATGAAGACGGCCATCACCGTCCTATCTTTCAATCCCTGTGGCGCGGGGTGCGGCAGCTATGCCCCCGCTGCGGCGTCGGAGCCAGCATGGAGGGCTATCTGCGCATTCGCGCCGCCTGTCCCTATTGCGGCGAACGCCTAGGCCACATCAAGGCCGATGACGGCCCCGCCTATTTCACCATGCTGATCGCCGCTCACGTGGTGGTGCCACTGACCCTGATGGCCGAGCAGGCCTGGCATCCGCCCCTGGAGGTGCAGATGGTGGTGGCGGTGAGCGGTCTGGGCTTGCTGATCTGGCGCCTGCTGCCCCGGGTCAAGGGGGCGGTGCTCGGTCTGATGTGGGCGCACGGCCTCAGGGGCGACGAGGTCCAGGGCGATGTGGAGCGCCACGGATAG
- a CDS encoding TfoX/Sxy family protein, producing MSRQFADHVCDMLSPLGPVTARAMFGGFGLYLDGLMFALIAWDSLFMKADGTNRPMFEAAGSAPFKPWEDKPMVMPYWEVPADIMEDGAEMCAWGRAAFDAALRNRKPRKAKPREASLSSGKRGR from the coding sequence ATGTCCCGCCAATTCGCCGACCACGTCTGCGACATGCTTTCGCCGCTCGGGCCGGTGACGGCCAGGGCCATGTTCGGGGGCTTCGGCCTCTATCTCGACGGGCTGATGTTCGCGCTGATCGCCTGGGACAGCCTGTTCATGAAGGCCGACGGCACCAACCGCCCCATGTTCGAGGCGGCCGGCTCGGCGCCGTTCAAGCCGTGGGAGGACAAGCCCATGGTCATGCCCTATTGGGAGGTTCCCGCCGACATCATGGAAGATGGGGCGGAGATGTGCGCCTGGGGCCGCGCCGCCTTCGACGCGGCGCTGCGGAACCGCAAGCCCCGGAAGGCCAAACCCCGAGAGGCGAGTCTTTCCTCTGGCAAACGAGGGCGCTGA